The genome window TTTCGGTGCGTTCTCTCAGGTTTTACGATCAGGTGGGTCTGTTCAGGCCACTGTACACCGATCCGGACACCGGATACCGCTACTACCAGTCCGAACAATTCGAGATTGCAGAACGCATCCGCATGTTTCGCAGCCTGGAACTGCCTCTGGAAGACATCCGGCAGATTTTGCGGGAAGACCGGCCAGAAGTGACCCGCAGCATTCTGGAACGGCACCGCAAACACATTGCCAGCCAGGTGCAGAGCTACCAGCGCATCTTGCAGCAACTGGATCAGGTCTCTGCAGAACAGCGAAACTACCTGGTGGAGGAGGTGCATCTTTCAGACCGAACCCTGGTGGCTTACTCCACCATTTCTGGCCTCAGGGACATTGAGCGTTACCGTCTGGAAGCGGTGGAAAAACTCTCTGCCCTGTCCAACCAGACCGACCGGGAAGACCGGGTGCTGTACGCCATCCAGACCAATGCCCTGGACCCGGAACGCATGAAAGGACTGCTGGAGCACCAGAGGGTCCTGAACCCCAGAGCATTTGAAGTCACTTTCGGGATGGTTGTGCCAGAGCTTCAAAAAGCCCTCAGGTTGCCAATGCACCCTGCTGTTTTGCCTGGAGGCCCTTACCTGAAA of Deinococcus roseus contains these proteins:
- a CDS encoding MerR family transcriptional regulator — protein: MKPDLQGPKMSIGKFSQLTRLSVRSLRFYDQVGLFRPLYTDPDTGYRYYQSEQFEIAERIRMFRSLELPLEDIRQILREDRPEVTRSILERHRKHIASQVQSYQRILQQLDQVSAEQRNYLVEEVHLSDRTLVAYSTISGLRDIERYRLEAVEKLSALSNQTDREDRVLYAIQTNALDPERMKGLLEHQRVLNPRAFEVTFGMVVPELQKALRLPMHPAVLPGGPYLKATHYGPYEPLHLAHQAMVKFAQQHSCALGDLCFECFEVGPWDQPASDMWITHVFYQLQTNPAVVSD